The Methanosarcina barkeri str. Wiesmoor DNA segment ACCCCAGGAAATCAGGTACCTGCCCGCAGGACTGTCTGAAGGAATGGCACCCGCAGGGGAAATATGGTCCGTGGTAATGCTGTCCCCGAAAAGGGCCAGAACTCTTGCATTCTTTATATCCGCAGGCGAAGGTGGAGCAGGTGGGAAGTCCATGAAGTATGGAGGTTCCTGAATATATGTAGACATAGAGTTCCAATCATAGAGAGTACCTGTTGGAGCTTCCAGCTCTTTCCAGCGTTTGGAGCCCTCTAAAGCACCTGAATATTCTTTTTCGAACATTGAAGGTTTGATGCTGTTCTTTTCAGCGGCCCTTATTTCCTTTTCTGCAGGCCAGATATCTTTGAGGTAAACAGGGCGCCCGTTTGGATCATAAGCAAGAGGATCGGTTTCGAGGTTGATATTCACGGTACCTGCGATTGCATAGGCCACAACAAGAGGTGGAGAAGCAAGGTAGTTTGCCCTGACAAGAGGATTAATCCGTCCTTCGAAGTTACGGTTTCCGCTGAGTACGGCTGCGACAGTAAGGTCATTTTCCTTAATTTCTTTTGAAACCTTTTCAGGTAAAGGTCCACTGTTTCCTATACAGGTTGTACAACCGTAACCAACCTGGTGGAAACCAAGGGCTTCGAGATAGGGCAAAAGGCCTGCAGCTTTCAGATATTCCGTAGCTACTCTAGAACCTGGGGAAAGGCTTGTTTTTACAAAAGGTTTGACGTGCAGGCCCTTTTCTACAGCCCTTTTGGCGAGCAGCCCGGCTCCTATTAAAACTGAAGGGTTTGAGGTATTGGTACAGGAAGTAATTGCTGCAATCACTACGGAACCATGTGTTACCCTGAAAGATTTTTCCGAAGATTCCTTTATTTCCTCTTCTGCACCAGGAGTTTCAGGTTCCTCAAAAGGCGTTCCTCCGTCTTCTATCCAGCGCTGGTAAGCAGGATCCTGGGAAAGTTCAAGCCCTGATTCTTTCTTTCGGATAAAGGTCTGCTTCATAATTTCATGGTAATTTTCAGGTACCTCACTCAAGAAAAGCTGGTCCTGAGGACGCTTTGGGCCTGCAAGACAGGGTTTTACCGTGCTCATATCAAGTTCCAGGGTAGTGCTGAAAACAGGGTCCGGATCATGAGTTGAATAAAAAAGGCCCTGAGCTTCCATATACTTTTTCACAAGATCAACCTGCTCTTTGCTCCTGCCAGTTCTTCGCAGGTAGTCAAGTGTCTCAGCATCAGGCGGAAAAATTCCAAGGGTTGCACCATACTCAGGAGCCATGTTTGAGATCGTTGCCCTGTCCGGAAGACTCAGTGAATTTAACCCGGGACCGTAAAATTCCACGAATTTGCCGACAACTCCCTCTTTTCTAAGCATCTTCGTAATTGTCAGGACAAGATCGGTGGCAGTAACTCCAGGGGCAGGTTTTCCGTAAAGTTTGAAGCCCACTACCTGAGGCACAGGCATATAATAAGGCTGCCCGAGCATTACGGCTTCGGCTTCTATGCCTCCTACTCCCCAGCCGAGTACTCCAATTCCGTTAATCATTGTAGTATGGGAGTCTGTCCCTACAAGAGTATCAGGAAATGCAAATAACTCCCCATCTTTCTCTTTAAGATGCACAAGCGGGGCCAGATACTCAAGGTTCACCTGATGGATAATGCCCCTTCCTGGAGGCACAACTCTAAAATTGTCAAAGGCTTTCTGGGCCCAGCGCAGGACAGAATAGCGTTCCGTGTTGCGTTCAAACTCCTTTTTCTCGTTTTCCTCGAGAGCGTATGCCGTGCCATAAGAATCCACCTGGACCGAGTGGTCAATAACAAGATCGGCAGGGATAACAGGATTTATTTTTGCGGGATCGCCTCCAAGGCGCTGCATTGCCGAGCGGAGGGCTGCCAGGTCTACTACAGCCGGAACGCCTGTAAAGTCCTGCATGATCACCCTTGATGGAATGAACGGAATATCCCTGTCACTTATATTTTCCGGGCTCCAGCGAGCAAGAGCCTCCACATCCTCAGCAGTTATTATATGCTTTTCAGTATCTGCATGCCTGAGCAGAGATTCCAGCAGGATCCTTATGGAGTAAGGAAGCAGGGAAATTCCCTCATAGCCCTTTTCTTCCAGTTTACCCAGACTGTAAATCGTAGCTTTTCCGGCAGCTGTTTCAATTGTGTCTCTGACCCCAAATGGGTCCGGACCTTCTCTCATATATTTCTTACCTCCAGCAGAAATATGAAACTAAAATTGTGATATTATAGATTTTCTCTTTACTGTGTCACTTTCTGTATTGTGTCATTTTTTGTATCGTGTCACTTTCTGTATCGTGTGAATCTCTTTATCGTGTTAAAGTCCCATCTTATCTTCAGACTATTTTATTCCTTCGGGTTTACTATTCCCTTTTTACATACAAAAGTTTGCTCCCATTGAAGTGTTGCCCTCTACTTTTTTCCGGAGTCTCCGAAAATTGCGCTCTAACTTAATTATATATTAACCCGTATAATAATTACTGATTTTTTACTTTAGCTTTAGATATACTGGTTCTTTAATTTGTGTTTTTTAGAGATTACAACAATGCAGGCAAAAAAGAAAGGTAAGAATAATTTAAAAATGATTAAACGATTAATATATTTTGGAAGTTTCAACGCTCTAGAGCAGTTTGAAACTACTATATTTTCAGAAATAGAGTTTATCCCAAAAACAAGTTCCCTCTTAAATCAACAAAAATTTCAAAATTATATTCCATTACAAGAAATTCAAGAGACCGTTTAAAGTTCGAGATTCAAGGAACCAATTTTGAGTTTTAGGATTAAGGTCATATATTTATGACTTACGCAGTTGAGGAACAAAATCAATCATGGCAAAGACTGTGGGTTGAAATCATGTTTTAGACAGTTAACGGTCTGATGCTATTGATTTTTAGTTCAATTGCGTAAGTCCTAATATTATTCTCGCCAAAAAAGAATTATAAAATCCATTTTTAACCCTAAGGCGTGAAGTCCCCTTCCTCGCCAGCTTCCGGTGAGAATCGGAAGCTGGCAGGTGGGGGATGAAAGCATTCAACTTCCTTGCCGGCTCTTATTATTGATTCTGCTAAATTACTTGTGTTATAACAGTGTCTACTTTCTCACTTAGAACCCATCCGAAAAGTCAGTAATGCATGTTGAAAAAGTCAGTAATGCATGTTGAAAAGTTACACTAAGTCTATGAAATCCGAGTGTCTAGTCCAGTTTTGCATATTGCGTATTTTAAAAGTTATACTAGGTAACAACTTTTCGGATAGGCTTTTATTCCGTCAAACCGAACTGTTTCCATGCCTCCTCAATATGCATGGTGCGCATTCCCAACTTTTTTGCAGGCACGAGATCGTTTTCGTTAGAGTCCCCTATTGATATAACACACTTGGGTTCGAATTCAAACCCCATCTTTTTAAGCGCAGTCATGAAAAGCCTAAGGTCAGGTTTTTTATATCCTATATCCGATGAGAAGATAACAAAGTCAAAATAATCGTGGAGCCCTAGAAACCTGAGTTCCAGTTCGGAAAAAACTCTTTGACCATTGGATATTATACATTTTGGGAGGTTTATACAGTGCTCAATAAGTTTTATGCTTTGAGGGAAAACCCGGAGTTTCCGTATGGAAGCTGCCCGAAAGACTCTTGAAGTTTCTACTCCCAAGCTATTTTCGTCAATTTTCCAGACTGAATTTTCCCTGCAAATCTCTGCAAAGATTTCCTCTACCTTTATCTCGGGATATTTTTCCCTGGAGCTTTCCATCTTCTGCCTGACCTTGAACATATATGTTTCCCACAGTTTTTCCGGCTTTATTTTTACTCCCTGATAGGCTAGCCATTCGCTCAGTACTTGATATGTCTCCAAGCTATGTTCTTCGGTATGAATATCAATGAGGGTTTCATAGCAGTCAAAGATAACCCCTTTTATATGGCAGCTCTCAAATGCCTCTTCTCCCTTTGAAAGGGAATGGCTCAGAAATGTAACTTCACCTTTGCTTGCTTCAAGCTCTTGGTTCCCCATTATTCCCATACAACCTATATGGTTTGTTTAGTAAGTGAAAGTCATTTCATAATTGTACTAAGATATCATATTCAGCAAATATAAAAACAAGAGAAATATAAATAAGAAATTGATAATAATTAAAGGCAGATATTATTTGGTCAAATATTCTCATACATTTACTCAATAAATAGTGTTTTTCCGTGAGATTTCCCTATTTTCCAGATATAATTATAAAATGACTAATTATACTAATCATAACCCAAACTGCACACATACGCACCAGGTTCATAATCGTTGGTTTACCTCGTTAAGCACGTATTACAGGCAAGGGGTTTCTATCATTTGTAACTTAGTTAGTCTTATTCTGATAAAAGGAGTAGCGAGGAAACAAGCTTTTTGGAATTGTGGTGCTTGAAGCCTGGGATACAAAAAACCTTTAGTTGCAGATTATAATGTAGATCGTTTCTATTTTCTTTCTGTCCGCCAACTTAACGCCGCAGTTGAAGATATTAAGCTCTCTGAAACTATAGGAATCCAACATCCACAAGAATGCCTGGAGTACAGACTGATTACGAAAATAATTGAGCGAATTGGAGCTCATGCAGTCAGAATAGCTGTAAATACTCAAAGACTGAATTCTGCAGTTAACCCTGATAATCCAATTTTCAAGATGGCTGAACTCTCCATTTACTTATTCAAGAGTTTGATTGATTCAATAGCATAAGAAGACTTGCAGACGATCAACAAAACTGTTAAGGAAGCCAAAAATGTTTCTCAGTTTGGAGTTTCTCTGGAGTCAGAGAACGTGGGAAATCCAGATAACGTTGAAATTAATATGGTTCTGGAGAGTCTCCGGAGAATAGCCGAATATAGCGGCGATATCGCAGAGGCTTCAATCAATATGAATGTAAAGATCTAAATCTCAGGTGTTTTATTTATAAAAGGGAAACGTAACCTTTAATTCGCAAAATTTCTTAATTTACTATTCTGTTTTCATTTACTATTCTGTTCTTTTTTCCGATTTATTGCTCCGAAACATCTCTTTTCTTTTCTAAGAGGGTAATTCCTGTAGCTTGTATTTGATGAACTTAAGAGGTTCAACTGAGAAATCAATAGCATTAACCATCAACTATCTAAAATATCAGACCGTTAACAATCCAGTGTGTGATTGAGTTTGTACTTCAATTGCGGGAATTCTTTATGATAAGGAATATTTACTTTAAAACTAATTAGTCTATTTTATTACTATATTGAATATATCCAAAAAATATATATTATTTCTATTCTATTTACGACTTAGGAGGTTTCCAGTACCTTCAACCAGATCTCTATGGGCTGTAGGCATCTCTTCCCCTGCAGCTCACAAATTTAATAAGGACAGTGACTGACGGAAATCCAACCCAGTAGCACATTTGGGAATACTGTGACTTTGCAGTATTGCCCGAATTAGGAAGGTTTCTACGGAGATCTAAAATCCTTTATTTAAGGTTCTATTCAGATAACTATCCATTTACCATGGAGATTTATTTATGAAAAGTCTAAAAATTTGTCCCGAATGCCATTCAATACTGAAGATGAGTCAAGGCAGCGATACTCAATACTGTCCTGTGTGTAAATACTGGACAAAGGTAGGTACTGCAAGGCTTGATTCAATCATGATTTATGAATGAGGGGTCTGCATGGAGGGAGCCAGTTCTTCTATGTTTTATAGCGCATGTAAAACAAACTCAAATGCAGGTTCATACTGATAAAATTATACTTCGCGGTAGATGTGAAAGAAACTATGAAAACATCAAGTTAGACCTTTAGTTTAAAAGTTTAATGATCATAGGTCAATTACTGAAAACTCAAGTAGAAAGACTGCTCTCAAATCCAGGCAAAAAAGTTGGATTTTCTTCTATTGTTAAACTTAGTCAACAATCTATGGACACAATCAGTTTAATTTTACTCTTAAAATATGTCACATTGCCGTTCATTTAATTCTTTTTAAATTTTTCTCGCTTGGCTCAATTTTCGCGGAAAGCTCCAAACTTGGAACTTACATAAAGCAAAATCGATGACTAGTATTATGGCAATTTAATTATTGAGTATAGTTTTTGATTTATCCTCATTAATATATAGCGATTCAGAATTAACATGTGACCAATAACTAAATTTTCTTGACACTAGCTTCTTGATGAGACTCACAAATCCATATAAAACCCAAGAAGTTCCCGAACCCCGATGAACATCTGAGAGATGAGCTCTGGCATATCTTCTATTTCATGACTGGACTTTTCTATTACTCCGGTTTCACTACACAATGAAACCAATAAGACAAATTAAATCCCTACTATTCTTACTTTTTAGGTTGCGAATTAATGATAGACTACTATATAGAAATAAAAAACTATATATTGATAATTGTTCATAATAGACGTATACCCAAAATATCTATATGCTTGAAGGGTATTATTGTGATTGATCAAATATGATATAGAAAACCCAAAATTCATAATAAAGTATAAAATAAAAGGAGAAAACCTATGCTTCAAAACGGAAAAATTAAAGGCTTAATCTTTGATTGTTACAAAACCCTTATCGACATCAAAACTGACGAAAAAAGTCGAGAAACAAATGAAAGAGTAAGCAGGTGGCTGCTTTACCAGGGAGTGCGGATCGAACCTGAGAGGCTCAGGGAAGAATACAGATGGAAAATCATGGGCAGACTAGGCAATTCAGGCCAGCAGCACCCGGATATCCGTATAGAAGAGATTTTTGCGGAAATTTGTGCCGAAAACGCCTTTAAAGAAATCGATCCCTATTGGCTTGGAATTGAGACAGCAAAGGTCTTCAGAACTGCGTCTATAAGAAAACTTGAAGCTTACCCTCAAAGCCTGCAGCTGCTTGAAAAATACCGAAATGTCCCTAAGTGCATCGTTTCCAATGCTCAGAGAGTTTTTACGGAACAGGAACTGCGCTTTCTGGGTCTGTATGATCGCTTTAACTTCACAATTATGTCTTCGGACCACCGTGTAAAGAAACCTGATACCCGGCTCTTTAAGATGGCTCTCGACGGTCTCGGGCTTGAGCCCTGGGAAGTGCTCTCTATTGGCGACACTCCAGAAAACGATATTTATCCACCTCAAAGCCTCGGAATGAACGCGATGCATATCTGGGATGCCTGGAAATATGCATAATCCTATCCACATTCATGATTAATATTTCAAAAAATTAAATGCCAGTAAATCCCTTAATGTCGGCTTTGAATAATCAGTTATATAGTTTGAATAATCAGTTATATAGTTTGAATAATCAGTTATATAGTTTGAATAAGTAATTATACGTTCTTTTGCAAGTATATTTTGCATTTAATCTCTTTTTTACTGCTCAGGGCTTGTCACAAAATAAGTTTATTGACTTCCGGTACCCTTTGGTTTAAACGCGTAATTATATTCTTTGTGAAACTATAGAATTTCTAGTAACTCCAGTTTATGTGACATTTAATTCGAGTAGAGATAGATGTCAAGAAACGGTGCAATAAGGATCAGGAGTCCAAATATAAGCTCTCAAATTTTCTCTATTGCCTTCAGACAGTTCTTTGCTTCCCTCAGAGGATAATCCCTGTAGCTCGTATTAGACTTAAACATTGCAATTCTCAGCAGGCCATAAGCCATATAAAACGGAATAACTTTCGTTATTTTTCGGAATTCTTTTTCATCTTTGCTGTAATGTTTCAGAAAATGGTGGATATAAGGCTCTGCTCTCTGGCTCGATCCCTTCCGCGCAAAATAGTAATTAAGTTCAGCACAAAGTATCCCTAGATCGCATGCGAAATGTCCGTGTCGGGCTGCGAGGTCGAAGTCCAGTAAAAATGATCTTCCTTTGTGGAACACGAAATTTACAGGAGTAGAATCGTTATGAATCATACAACCGTTTTTTGTGTCTAGGAGGGAACTGTGCCACCATTTTCCAAGCAAGCGTTTATATTCTTTTTTCATACGCCGGCTGATTTTTAGGTGATTCAAAACATAATGAAATTTTGAAAATTCATTTTCTTTATCATAATATGTATGCGTATTTTCGTGAAGCTTTCTAAGCATATCTGCTATATGTTCTAACTTTTTTTTAAGCTCTCTCCTGTGCTTGAAGTACCAGAATAAAGTTTTTCCAGGTACATATTTACTGACCAAAACGCAATTAAAATTTTTATTTATTGCAATAGGTTCCGGGACATCAATTATTTTTCTAGCTTTTTTAAGATCCTCATACTCTTTCTTCATTAAACTGTAACTATCGTATTTTTTGATCACTCCCGTAGGTATTGCAAAAAATTTGGCTATAACAGTGAGTTTTTCCCCTTTGAATTCATATTTACAGATTCTATGCGATGCGTGACTGAGTTTAAAAATTCGAACTTCACAACTCTTGTTATGTATTCTATCCCCAAGGACCTCTACAAGCCAGTCTCTAAAAGTATCACCTTGCTTCACTGTTCTAATGTATTCAAAAAAAGCTATAAAACCCCTCCTTTAAACTTAAATTGCTCTGATTCTTGATCAATGTAGCTATCTATTGATAGTTCATATCTTGAGAAACATTGAAAAAAGTAATATTTTTGTTAAGGATAACAGTTTAGAGTCCCTGTCAATTATCTCAGATTTAATTTCTGCCTTTTTGTTTCTTTCTGGCTATTAATCATAAAAGTCTATATAAAAATGAACAGCTATCTAAAAATAAGAAAATATATAAAAAACCAATATACTATTCAATAAATACAAAAGGTATAATCTTTCAGGTTGTTAATGTTCATATGGTAAGAATTACGATAGTTCATAACACTTTTTGGACAGACTCTTACTCAGGTTTTTCAAAGAGGGCAGGGTGCTTCTCTTTTAATTGTGTGAAAAGTTTTTCATCTAATTTTGCATTATAAAGTGTTTTTACATTAGA contains these protein-coding regions:
- the acnA gene encoding aconitate hydratase AcnA, with the protein product MREGPDPFGVRDTIETAAGKATIYSLGKLEEKGYEGISLLPYSIRILLESLLRHADTEKHIITAEDVEALARWSPENISDRDIPFIPSRVIMQDFTGVPAVVDLAALRSAMQRLGGDPAKINPVIPADLVIDHSVQVDSYGTAYALEENEKKEFERNTERYSVLRWAQKAFDNFRVVPPGRGIIHQVNLEYLAPLVHLKEKDGELFAFPDTLVGTDSHTTMINGIGVLGWGVGGIEAEAVMLGQPYYMPVPQVVGFKLYGKPAPGVTATDLVLTITKMLRKEGVVGKFVEFYGPGLNSLSLPDRATISNMAPEYGATLGIFPPDAETLDYLRRTGRSKEQVDLVKKYMEAQGLFYSTHDPDPVFSTTLELDMSTVKPCLAGPKRPQDQLFLSEVPENYHEIMKQTFIRKKESGLELSQDPAYQRWIEDGGTPFEEPETPGAEEEIKESSEKSFRVTHGSVVIAAITSCTNTSNPSVLIGAGLLAKRAVEKGLHVKPFVKTSLSPGSRVATEYLKAAGLLPYLEALGFHQVGYGCTTCIGNSGPLPEKVSKEIKENDLTVAAVLSGNRNFEGRINPLVRANYLASPPLVVAYAIAGTVNINLETDPLAYDPNGRPVYLKDIWPAEKEIRAAEKNSIKPSMFEKEYSGALEGSKRWKELEAPTGTLYDWNSMSTYIQEPPYFMDFPPAPPSPADIKNARVLALFGDSITTDHISPAGAIPSDSPAGRYLISWGVSPEDFNSYGSRRGNHEVMMRGTFGNIRLRNRLVGREGGWTVYHSRKEDFPEEPCEGIPIYDAAMLYAENDTPLIVIAGKEYGTGSSRDWAAKGTFLLGVKAVIAESFERIHRSNLVGMGVLPLQFKEGENADTLGLTGKESYDILGIEYMEPQGELTVRAKDEDGNEVQFQVTLRLDSAVEVEYYLNGGILHKFLRDSVKKN
- a CDS encoding HAD family hydrolase codes for the protein MGNQELEASKGEVTFLSHSLSKGEEAFESCHIKGVIFDCYETLIDIHTEEHSLETYQVLSEWLAYQGVKIKPEKLWETYMFKVRQKMESSREKYPEIKVEEIFAEICRENSVWKIDENSLGVETSRVFRAASIRKLRVFPQSIKLIEHCINLPKCIISNGQRVFSELELRFLGLHDYFDFVIFSSDIGYKKPDLRLFMTALKKMGFEFEPKCVISIGDSNENDLVPAKKLGMRTMHIEEAWKQFGLTE
- a CDS encoding HAD family hydrolase, producing MLQNGKIKGLIFDCYKTLIDIKTDEKSRETNERVSRWLLYQGVRIEPERLREEYRWKIMGRLGNSGQQHPDIRIEEIFAEICAENAFKEIDPYWLGIETAKVFRTASIRKLEAYPQSLQLLEKYRNVPKCIVSNAQRVFTEQELRFLGLYDRFNFTIMSSDHRVKKPDTRLFKMALDGLGLEPWEVLSIGDTPENDIYPPQSLGMNAMHIWDAWKYA
- a CDS encoding phosphotransferase — translated: MKQGDTFRDWLVEVLGDRIHNKSCEVRIFKLSHASHRICKYEFKGEKLTVIAKFFAIPTGVIKKYDSYSLMKKEYEDLKKARKIIDVPEPIAINKNFNCVLVSKYVPGKTLFWYFKHRRELKKKLEHIADMLRKLHENTHTYYDKENEFSKFHYVLNHLKISRRMKKEYKRLLGKWWHSSLLDTKNGCMIHNDSTPVNFVFHKGRSFLLDFDLAARHGHFACDLGILCAELNYYFARKGSSQRAEPYIHHFLKHYSKDEKEFRKITKVIPFYMAYGLLRIAMFKSNTSYRDYPLREAKNCLKAIEKI